Proteins encoded together in one Longimicrobium sp. window:
- a CDS encoding LEA type 2 family protein — protein MKIRTVWTSLALVLLVALSACTAGFRQPRVELEGIQLGSLGLGGGTVLVNVRIENPNPVGFRADSLQYELFLRNSDAQGDSAWTRFAQGVHAERFTIGARDTRTVQIPVEFSFSQLGSAGQQLLRRGSFQYRAVGNVNVRTSFGGRQVPFRKTGTFTLSGGVR, from the coding sequence ATGAAGATTCGTACAGTGTGGACATCGCTCGCGCTCGTGCTGCTGGTGGCGCTTTCGGCCTGCACGGCGGGCTTCCGCCAGCCGCGCGTGGAGTTGGAGGGGATCCAGCTCGGCAGCCTGGGGCTGGGGGGTGGAACGGTGCTGGTGAACGTGCGCATCGAGAACCCCAACCCGGTCGGCTTCCGCGCGGACAGCCTCCAGTACGAGCTGTTCCTGCGCAACTCGGACGCGCAGGGCGACAGCGCGTGGACACGCTTCGCGCAGGGCGTGCACGCGGAGCGGTTCACCATCGGCGCACGCGACACGCGCACGGTGCAGATCCCGGTGGAGTTCTCGTTCAGCCAGCTCGGGAGCGCCGGGCAGCAGCTCCTCCGCCGCGGCAGCTTCCAGTACCGCGCGGTGGGCAACGTGAACGTGCGCACGTCGTTCGGCGGGCGGCAGGTGCCGTTCCGTAAGACGGGGACCTTTACGCTCTCCGGCGGCGTGCGATGA
- a CDS encoding holo-ACP synthase: MIVGLGMDLVSVERVWAMIQRRPERALRRLFSAAEARRCAGSRHPAESYAARFAAKEAFFKALGTGVGRGGEWTEVEVVSLPSGAPTLRLSGRAAEAAEARGTVRIHLTMTHSEDTAGAVVILEA, from the coding sequence ATGATCGTGGGCCTCGGGATGGACCTGGTGAGCGTGGAGCGCGTGTGGGCGATGATCCAGCGGCGTCCCGAACGCGCCCTGCGCCGGCTCTTCTCCGCCGCGGAGGCGCGCCGCTGCGCCGGGAGCCGCCATCCGGCCGAATCGTACGCCGCGCGCTTCGCCGCCAAGGAGGCGTTCTTCAAGGCGCTCGGCACCGGCGTGGGCCGCGGCGGCGAGTGGACGGAGGTGGAGGTCGTCTCCCTCCCGTCCGGCGCGCCCACCCTGCGCCTCTCCGGCCGCGCCGCCGAGGCCGCCGAGGCGCGCGGCACCGTCCGCATCCATCTCACCATGACCCACTCCGAAGATACGGCGGGCGCCGTCGTCATTCTCGAAGCCTGA
- a CDS encoding penicillin acylase family protein, with protein sequence MKKLGYAMLALLLLVVAGLAGTRWYMGRAEPDPGRDAALAGLGAPVEVWRDSLAVPHVWARNEADLFRAMGYVHAQDRLWQMELFRRVADGRMAEILGPDLVDTDRFLRTVGMGRAAAEDERMLDPPARALLQAYADGVNAWMREHPGPLPPEFMILRFKPEPWKVRNTLSIAKIMAWDLAGWELDLELQRAVDAVGPELGRDLIPAYPDSGITIMEDVAVAPAAAPAAPRVSGMSIPSIPPIAAALLDGVSAARASNAWVIGGSRTKSGKPILANDMHLALRAPALWYLAALHGGGLNVAGMTLPGVPVVIAGHNDRVAWGFTNAMVDDVDYFIEETDPADSTRYRTERGSEPFIVRHDTIRVKGEAPVVHRVRATRHGPVLSDVEKRSGGRVLAMKWTALDPSREVSAFFGMNRARNAAEFVAAMHDFRTPHQNVVFADVDGAFGYQMGGRVPVRRNAGTILPVPGWTGEGEWERYLELSEHPHLLNPPRGYIVTANNLQSRALHARIGTEYVGPARAERITEMVRAGSRLTAADVARQQMDVRDLFALRHLPLAVRAAGLAGDTAAAHTLRAWDGSATLDSRATPLFYTWFDALRKLIGDDEFRGKTPYFGRGTLDRLLARGGGAWVDDVRTPRRETLDELSAEAMRQAIRTVDGRNWGEMHSTRMDHPLGVVSALDRAFGLNIGPFPSPGSSNTVNALGLGRRQAPYVNGYGPSQRHVVDMAHVDDEGGFIIPTGQSGIPTSRHYQDQTLLWREGRLWRIPLDRRKAEARTVARLTLRPQ encoded by the coding sequence ATGAAGAAGCTCGGGTACGCCATGCTGGCGCTGCTGCTGCTCGTCGTCGCGGGATTGGCGGGCACCCGCTGGTACATGGGCCGCGCGGAGCCGGACCCGGGGCGCGACGCGGCGCTCGCCGGGCTGGGCGCGCCGGTGGAGGTGTGGCGCGACTCGCTTGCGGTGCCGCACGTGTGGGCGCGCAACGAGGCGGACCTCTTCCGCGCGATGGGCTACGTCCATGCGCAGGACCGGCTCTGGCAGATGGAGCTCTTCCGGCGCGTGGCGGACGGGCGCATGGCCGAGATCCTGGGCCCCGACCTCGTGGACACCGACCGCTTCCTGCGCACCGTCGGGATGGGCCGCGCCGCCGCCGAGGACGAGCGCATGCTCGACCCGCCCGCCCGCGCGCTCCTCCAGGCGTACGCGGACGGCGTGAACGCGTGGATGCGCGAGCACCCCGGGCCGCTCCCCCCCGAGTTCATGATCCTCCGCTTCAAGCCGGAGCCCTGGAAGGTCCGCAACACCCTCTCCATCGCCAAGATCATGGCGTGGGACCTGGCCGGCTGGGAGCTCGACCTGGAGCTCCAGCGCGCCGTCGACGCCGTGGGCCCGGAGCTCGGCCGTGACCTCATCCCCGCCTATCCCGACTCCGGCATCACCATCATGGAGGACGTGGCAGTGGCGCCCGCCGCCGCGCCCGCCGCCCCCCGCGTCTCGGGGATGTCGATCCCGTCGATCCCGCCCATCGCCGCGGCGCTGCTGGACGGCGTATCGGCGGCGAGGGCGTCGAACGCGTGGGTGATCGGCGGGTCGCGGACGAAGTCGGGCAAGCCCATCCTCGCCAACGACATGCACCTGGCGCTGCGGGCGCCGGCGCTCTGGTACCTCGCCGCGCTGCACGGTGGCGGACTCAACGTGGCGGGGATGACCCTTCCCGGCGTGCCGGTGGTGATCGCCGGGCACAACGACCGCGTGGCGTGGGGCTTCACCAACGCCATGGTGGACGACGTGGACTACTTCATCGAAGAGACCGATCCCGCCGACAGCACGCGCTACCGCACGGAGCGGGGATCGGAGCCGTTCATCGTCCGCCACGACACCATCCGCGTCAAAGGCGAGGCCCCGGTGGTCCACCGCGTCCGCGCCACGCGCCACGGGCCCGTGCTCTCCGATGTGGAGAAGCGTTCCGGCGGCCGCGTGCTGGCGATGAAGTGGACGGCGCTCGATCCGTCGCGCGAGGTGTCGGCGTTCTTTGGGATGAACCGCGCGCGCAACGCCGCCGAGTTCGTGGCCGCCATGCACGACTTCCGCACGCCGCACCAGAACGTCGTCTTCGCGGACGTGGATGGCGCGTTCGGCTACCAGATGGGCGGCCGGGTCCCCGTGCGTCGCAACGCCGGCACCATCCTCCCCGTCCCCGGCTGGACGGGCGAGGGGGAGTGGGAGCGCTACCTGGAGCTTTCCGAGCACCCGCACCTGCTCAACCCGCCGCGGGGGTACATCGTCACCGCCAACAACCTGCAGTCGCGCGCACTGCACGCCCGCATCGGTACCGAGTACGTGGGCCCCGCGCGCGCGGAGCGCATCACTGAGATGGTGCGGGCCGGCAGCCGCCTGACCGCCGCCGACGTCGCCCGCCAGCAGATGGACGTGCGCGACCTCTTCGCCTTGCGCCACCTCCCACTCGCCGTGCGCGCCGCCGGCCTCGCGGGCGACACCGCCGCGGCGCACACGCTGCGCGCGTGGGACGGAAGCGCCACGCTCGACTCGCGCGCGACGCCGCTCTTCTACACCTGGTTCGACGCCCTCCGCAAGCTCATCGGCGACGACGAGTTCCGCGGCAAGACCCCGTACTTCGGCCGCGGCACCCTGGATCGCCTCCTGGCCCGCGGCGGCGGCGCCTGGGTGGACGACGTGCGCACTCCCAGGCGCGAGACGCTGGACGAGCTCTCCGCCGAGGCCATGCGCCAGGCCATACGCACGGTGGACGGCCGCAACTGGGGCGAGATGCACAGCACGCGCATGGATCACCCGCTGGGCGTCGTGAGCGCGCTCGACCGCGCCTTCGGCCTCAACATCGGCCCCTTCCCCTCCCCGGGCTCCTCGAACACGGTGAACGCGCTCGGGCTGGGACGTCGCCAGGCGCCGTACGTCAACGGCTACGGCCCCAGCCAGCGCCACGTGGTGGACATGGCGCACGTGGACGACGAGGGAGGTTTCATCATCCCCACGGGCCAGTCCGGCATCCCCACCTCCCGGCACTACCAGGACCAGACGCTGCTCTGGCGCGAAGGCCGCCTCTGGCGCATCCCGCTCGACCGCCGCAAGGCAGAGGCGCGGACAGTAGCGCGCCTGACCCTGCGGCCGCAGTAG
- a CDS encoding Txe/YoeB family addiction module toxin has translation MGRSQRHLIVQPQFWEDLYCWVQEDPRVAARLIRLVEETRRSPFQGIGKPEPLQGEFAGFWSRRLTAEHRFVYRVVEGALDCVKARYHYE, from the coding sequence GTGGGACGATCCCAGCGGCACCTGATCGTTCAGCCCCAGTTTTGGGAAGATCTCTACTGCTGGGTGCAGGAGGACCCGAGAGTCGCCGCCCGCCTAATACGGCTCGTTGAGGAGACCCGCCGCAGCCCGTTTCAGGGAATCGGAAAGCCGGAGCCGCTGCAAGGCGAGTTCGCGGGCTTCTGGTCCCGTCGTCTCACTGCCGAGCACCGCTTCGTCTATAGGGTTGTCGAAGGTGCGCTCGACTGCGTGAAGGCGCGCTACCACTACGAATAG
- a CDS encoding ZIP family metal transporter produces MNAALLYALAAAGANLAGGLLITAARPRSAESQRMLIAFGGGFMLATVCVGMLPEALEARGAPVAVLVGYLLVHLTQHVVTPHFHFGEETHHHEMVGRWVGITALVGLLLHTFFDGVAIASAFGVGAWLGLLVFVAILLHKIPEGITVASIMLASGNSRRRALCGVALLGVSTVLGVLLTRYIAVLAEHGLALSAGVTLYVAASNLIPEVQKGRSWPLALAVFGGAGLYLLASQLVHGFVH; encoded by the coding sequence TTGAACGCTGCTCTGCTGTACGCCCTCGCCGCGGCCGGGGCGAATCTCGCCGGGGGGCTCCTGATCACCGCCGCGCGCCCGCGCAGCGCGGAGTCGCAGCGGATGCTGATCGCCTTCGGGGGCGGCTTCATGCTGGCCACCGTCTGCGTGGGGATGCTCCCGGAAGCGCTGGAGGCGCGCGGCGCGCCCGTGGCGGTGCTCGTCGGCTACCTTCTGGTGCACCTCACGCAGCACGTCGTCACGCCCCACTTCCACTTCGGAGAGGAGACGCACCACCACGAGATGGTGGGGCGCTGGGTGGGGATCACGGCGCTGGTGGGGCTCCTCCTGCACACTTTTTTCGACGGCGTCGCCATCGCCAGCGCGTTCGGGGTGGGCGCGTGGCTGGGCCTGCTCGTCTTCGTCGCCATCCTCCTGCACAAGATTCCGGAGGGGATCACCGTCGCCTCCATCATGCTCGCCAGCGGCAACTCGCGACGCCGGGCGCTTTGCGGCGTGGCGCTCCTGGGAGTGTCGACGGTGCTGGGCGTGCTGCTGACCCGCTACATCGCCGTGCTGGCGGAGCACGGGCTGGCGCTGAGCGCGGGCGTGACGCTGTACGTCGCCGCATCCAACCTGATCCCCGAGGTCCAGAAGGGGCGGAGCTGGCCGCTCGCGCTGGCGGTGTTCGGCGGGGCCGGGCTCTACCTGCTGGCCTCACAACTCGTGCACGGGTTCGTCCATTGA
- a CDS encoding replication-associated recombination protein A has protein sequence MSDSLDMFGAPEAPKERPRPATPAADAPLAERMRPRTLDEIVGQPHLAGPDGTLRKLLETGYLPNLILHGPPGSGKTTLARVIAGDADSTFVPFNAVSEGVPRLREVVKEATARKKAGDGTLLFIDEIHRLNKGQQDFLLPSLESGLVTLVGATTEHPAFEINPALLSRSQVLVLRSLSDDDVRDVLRRALADAERGLGGSVSLDTDAEDLIIHTSGGDARQALNGLETAARLVRGTGTVTAEVAREALQQRTARYDATLAYEMLSAFHKSLRSSSGSGALYWAMRMLNGGEDPRTLFRRLVAAAYEDVGLADPQAGIVATQALMAFERMGLPEGLLPLSNAILYVANAPKSNRAYVALHAATDAAREHPDAPVPLHLRNATTKLMRDWGYAEGYKYAHDFEGGYTPQQCLPDEIAGVRFYEPSDRGYEAKIAARMRERGGIE, from the coding sequence TTGAGCGACTCACTGGACATGTTCGGCGCGCCCGAGGCGCCGAAGGAGCGCCCCCGTCCCGCCACACCCGCCGCCGACGCGCCGCTCGCCGAGCGCATGCGGCCGCGCACATTGGACGAGATCGTGGGCCAGCCGCACCTCGCCGGGCCCGACGGCACCCTGCGCAAGCTGCTGGAGACCGGCTACCTCCCCAACCTCATCCTCCACGGTCCCCCCGGGAGCGGCAAGACAACGCTGGCGCGCGTGATCGCGGGCGACGCGGACTCCACCTTCGTCCCCTTCAACGCGGTCAGCGAGGGGGTGCCGCGGCTCCGCGAGGTGGTCAAGGAAGCCACGGCGCGAAAGAAAGCGGGCGACGGCACGCTCCTCTTCATCGACGAGATCCACCGCCTCAACAAGGGCCAGCAGGACTTCCTCCTCCCCTCGCTGGAGAGCGGATTGGTGACGCTGGTGGGCGCCACCACGGAGCATCCAGCGTTCGAGATCAACCCCGCGCTCCTTTCGCGCTCGCAGGTGCTCGTTCTCCGCTCGCTGAGCGACGACGACGTGCGCGACGTCCTGCGCCGCGCGCTGGCCGATGCGGAGCGCGGACTTGGCGGCAGCGTGTCGCTGGATACGGACGCCGAGGACCTTATCATCCACACCTCCGGCGGCGATGCGCGGCAGGCGCTGAACGGGCTGGAAACGGCCGCTCGTCTGGTGCGCGGCACCGGCACGGTGACGGCCGAGGTGGCGCGAGAGGCGCTCCAGCAGCGCACCGCGCGCTACGACGCCACCCTCGCCTACGAGATGCTGAGCGCCTTCCACAAGTCGCTGCGCTCGTCGTCGGGATCGGGGGCGCTGTACTGGGCGATGCGGATGCTAAACGGCGGCGAGGACCCGCGCACCCTCTTCCGCCGCCTGGTGGCCGCCGCGTACGAAGACGTCGGCCTGGCCGATCCGCAGGCGGGAATCGTCGCGACACAGGCGCTGATGGCGTTCGAGCGGATGGGGCTCCCCGAAGGCCTCCTCCCGCTCTCGAACGCGATCCTCTATGTCGCCAACGCGCCCAAGTCGAACCGCGCCTACGTCGCCCTCCACGCGGCCACCGACGCCGCCCGGGAGCACCCGGACGCACCCGTCCCGCTGCACCTGCGCAACGCGACCACCAAGCTGATGCGCGACTGGGGCTACGCCGAGGGCTACAAGTACGCCCACGACTTCGAAGGCGGATACACCCCGCAGCAGTGCCTGCCGGATGAGATCGCGGGGGTGCGCTTCTACGAGCCCTCCGACCGCGGCTACGAGGCCAAGATCGCCGCGCGCATGCGGGAGCGCGGCGGCATCGAGTGA
- a CDS encoding ATP-binding cassette domain-containing protein, whose amino-acid sequence MTTTTTTPLPLAVENLRKAYRRRPILDGVSFVMRPGEAVALLGSNGAGKSTLLGCLTGDRLPDGGSVRICGADPFSDPVRAARCMGVVPEHPFLYGELTVAEMLRFVAAARGMDDAEGETARLLELLGLAGAEGTLCRELSQGMGRKTAIIAALLHGPQVLLLDEALNGLDRTSAERLVGELDARCRAGAAVLVSSHDLEFVAEWCGRGLLLQGGGPVTALEGEEWEAWRRAPSLHGTSR is encoded by the coding sequence GTGACCACCACCACCACCACCCCGCTCCCCCTGGCCGTCGAAAACCTGCGCAAGGCCTACCGCAGGCGCCCCATCTTGGACGGCGTCTCGTTCGTGATGAGGCCGGGCGAGGCGGTGGCGCTGCTGGGGTCGAACGGCGCGGGGAAGAGCACCCTCCTCGGCTGCCTCACCGGCGACCGGCTGCCCGACGGCGGGAGCGTGCGCATCTGCGGCGCGGACCCGTTTTCGGACCCCGTGCGCGCGGCGCGGTGTATGGGCGTGGTCCCCGAGCACCCGTTCCTGTACGGCGAGCTCACGGTGGCCGAGATGCTCCGCTTCGTGGCCGCCGCCCGCGGGATGGACGATGCGGAGGGTGAAACGGCCCGGCTCCTGGAGCTGCTGGGCCTCGCGGGCGCCGAAGGGACGCTCTGCCGCGAGCTGTCGCAGGGAATGGGGCGCAAGACCGCGATCATCGCCGCGCTCCTCCACGGGCCACAGGTTCTACTGCTCGACGAGGCTCTCAACGGCCTCGACCGCACCTCGGCGGAGCGGCTGGTGGGGGAGCTGGATGCGCGCTGCCGCGCCGGAGCGGCCGTCCTCGTCTCCAGCCACGACCTGGAGTTTGTGGCGGAGTGGTGCGGGCGCGGGCTCCTGCTGCAGGGCGGCGGGCCGGTGACGGCGCTGGAGGGCGAGGAGTGGGAGGCGTGGCGGCGGGCACCTTCGCTGCATGGAACATCCCGTTAA
- the dacB gene encoding D-alanyl-D-alanine carboxypeptidase/D-alanyl-D-alanine-endopeptidase, with the protein MKSILAVLALAAALAVGVPVHAQPSATEHSGAASSRVAELERDLRAILRGPGMAGATHGVLVVSLDRADTLFSWNADARLTPASNLKLFSTAAALHYLGPEFRWSTYLLAEGEVRGGVLAGDLVLFGTGDPTLGSRRFPGTARALDALADSLRARGVREVSGSIVADGSFFDPRLRGQGWTAEDLVSWFGAPVSSLVTTENLSGGRPVDEPVRVAGERFRTALARAGIKVRGGVRTVREPGLSRAGFHARRQAAGTHVLATYRSPALRDVVRVTNHISHNLFADEALRTVGRVAGGEGSFEAGERAVARMLSSADPPRMLDGSGLSRLDRVSARTVVTLLAAMARSPEAPVFRASLPIAGSEAGLRRMYGTAAAGNLRAKTGTLATVSALSGYVTAADGERLAFSIITNGVPRTALAKEAENRIGVRLAEFRR; encoded by the coding sequence ATGAAGTCCATCCTGGCCGTACTCGCCCTCGCCGCGGCCCTCGCCGTCGGCGTCCCCGTCCACGCGCAGCCTTCCGCGACTGAGCACTCAGGCGCGGCCTCGTCGCGGGTGGCCGAGCTGGAGCGCGACCTGCGCGCCATCCTGCGCGGCCCCGGCATGGCCGGCGCCACTCACGGCGTCCTCGTAGTGTCGCTGGACCGCGCCGACACGCTTTTCTCCTGGAACGCGGACGCGCGGCTCACCCCCGCATCCAACCTGAAGCTGTTCAGCACGGCGGCGGCGCTCCACTACCTCGGGCCTGAGTTCCGCTGGAGCACCTACCTCCTTGCGGAGGGTGAGGTGCGCGGCGGGGTGCTGGCGGGCGACCTCGTCCTCTTCGGCACCGGCGACCCTACTCTGGGGAGCCGTCGCTTCCCCGGAACGGCGCGTGCCCTCGACGCCCTCGCGGACTCGCTTCGTGCCCGCGGCGTTCGCGAGGTGAGCGGCTCGATCGTGGCGGACGGCTCCTTCTTCGACCCGCGCCTGCGCGGCCAGGGGTGGACCGCCGAGGACCTCGTGAGCTGGTTCGGCGCTCCCGTCTCGTCCCTCGTGACCACCGAGAACCTCTCAGGCGGACGCCCGGTGGACGAGCCGGTCCGCGTGGCCGGCGAGCGCTTTCGCACCGCACTCGCCCGCGCGGGGATCAAGGTGCGCGGTGGCGTGAGGACGGTTCGTGAGCCGGGGCTCTCGCGCGCGGGCTTCCACGCGCGGCGGCAGGCGGCGGGCACGCACGTCCTCGCCACCTACCGCTCGCCCGCGCTGCGCGACGTGGTGCGCGTGACGAACCACATCAGCCACAACCTCTTCGCCGACGAAGCGCTGCGGACGGTCGGCCGCGTCGCCGGCGGCGAGGGCTCGTTCGAGGCCGGGGAACGCGCCGTCGCCCGCATGCTCTCCAGCGCCGACCCGCCGCGGATGCTGGACGGCTCCGGCCTGTCGCGCCTGGACCGCGTGAGCGCCCGCACGGTCGTCACGCTGCTGGCCGCGATGGCGCGCTCCCCAGAGGCCCCCGTGTTCCGCGCCTCGCTCCCGATCGCGGGGAGCGAGGCGGGGCTGCGCCGGATGTACGGCACCGCCGCCGCGGGCAACCTCCGCGCGAAGACCGGCACCCTCGCGACGGTTTCCGCCCTTTCCGGCTACGTCACCGCCGCCGACGGCGAGCGCCTGGCCTTCAGCATCATCACCAACGGCGTCCCCCGCACCGCCCTCGCCAAGGAAGCCGAGAACCGCATCGGTGTTCGCCTGGCCGAGTTTCGGCGCTGA
- a CDS encoding C40 family peptidase, with amino-acid sequence MRSAVDETTALVEAVREEFAPDPRTAVFEVSVEVDGDAVALVGVTSEANAADELRLRIAGLTGWREVRDEVQRLPDTGPEEMVHALVTSAVAPMLSGPAVRETQISQTVLGNRLVVLRSVGRWLQCRAYDGYIGWIHAGYLALQHEHEARAWEVGGAGEPWISLGAEVIGHDGERIIFLPWGARVMREPDGLVRLPDGRVGTPHGDLFPAALRPMSFPTVGEAMCETGSRWLGAPYLWGGVTMGGVDCSGFVQALHRLHGTTIPRDSDQQSRSGAEVDPGEDFSRLKAGDLLFFAEDSGGRVTHVTMSTGGSRIIHSSLGNGGVARNDMMGRRNYERELRRIFVCARRMI; translated from the coding sequence GTGAGGAGCGCCGTGGACGAGACGACCGCGCTGGTGGAGGCGGTGCGCGAGGAGTTCGCGCCCGACCCCCGTACCGCCGTCTTCGAGGTGTCGGTGGAGGTGGATGGCGACGCCGTCGCACTGGTGGGCGTCACCTCCGAGGCCAATGCGGCGGACGAGCTGCGGCTGCGCATCGCGGGGCTCACCGGGTGGCGCGAGGTGCGCGACGAGGTGCAGCGCCTTCCGGACACGGGCCCGGAGGAGATGGTGCACGCGCTCGTCACCTCCGCCGTGGCGCCGATGCTCTCCGGCCCCGCCGTCCGCGAGACGCAGATCTCGCAGACGGTGCTGGGGAACCGGCTGGTAGTGCTGCGCAGCGTGGGCCGCTGGCTCCAGTGCCGCGCGTACGACGGCTACATCGGCTGGATCCACGCGGGCTACCTGGCGCTGCAGCACGAGCACGAGGCCCGCGCCTGGGAAGTCGGCGGCGCGGGCGAGCCGTGGATCTCGCTCGGCGCGGAGGTCATCGGCCACGACGGGGAGCGCATCATCTTCCTCCCCTGGGGCGCGCGCGTCATGCGCGAGCCGGACGGCCTGGTGCGCCTCCCCGACGGCCGCGTCGGCACGCCCCACGGCGACCTCTTTCCCGCCGCGCTGCGTCCCATGTCCTTTCCCACGGTGGGCGAGGCGATGTGCGAGACGGGGTCTCGCTGGCTGGGCGCGCCGTACCTGTGGGGCGGGGTGACGATGGGTGGCGTGGACTGCTCGGGCTTCGTGCAGGCGCTCCATCGCCTCCACGGCACCACCATTCCCCGCGACTCCGACCAGCAGTCGCGCAGCGGCGCCGAAGTCGATCCCGGCGAGGACTTCTCGCGGCTCAAGGCCGGCGACCTCCTCTTCTTCGCGGAGGACTCCGGCGGGCGCGTGACGCACGTCACCATGTCCACGGGCGGTTCCCGCATCATCCACTCGTCGCTGGGCAACGGCGGCGTCGCGCGCAACGACATGATGGGCCGCCGCAACTACGAGCGCGAGCTGCGCCGCATCTTCGTGTGCGCTCGTCGGATGATCTGA
- a CDS encoding aminotransferase class V-fold PLP-dependent enzyme: protein MAASAQTAPPALDVRALREREFPTATRAPYLNAAAVAPLPERAVRAIDTLNRRRASAHDLTGDDFEPTLTRAREAAARLVGADADEIALLPNTSYGINLAAHILPLRPGQRVVVSDREFPANVYPWMQLARNAGVTLDLVPADEFGRPDEARILAELERGDVGIFALSSVQFASGYSAVLERFGSVCRRQGIFFVVDAIQSLGQVPVDVRAANVDVLATGGHKWLCSPFGTGFAYVRRQLVTKLEPRVVGWTAISGTLDYSRLLDYRYEFWDTARRFEVATLPFQDIAGMTESLTLLHEVGPGNIRRHVLELLDPLIEWLRSTGAAEIVSDLRPEHRSGIFCFRPPDAERAFRAMGRAGVNCVLREGAIRISPHLYNTDDDIAVVMEVLSRPETW, encoded by the coding sequence TTGGCCGCATCCGCGCAGACCGCCCCACCGGCGCTGGACGTACGCGCCCTTCGAGAGAGGGAGTTCCCCACCGCCACGCGCGCGCCGTACCTCAACGCCGCCGCCGTAGCGCCCCTTCCGGAGCGCGCCGTCCGCGCCATCGACACGCTCAACCGCCGCCGCGCGTCCGCGCACGACCTGACGGGCGACGACTTCGAGCCGACGCTCACCCGCGCGCGCGAGGCCGCCGCACGTCTGGTCGGGGCCGATGCGGACGAGATCGCGCTCCTCCCGAACACCAGCTACGGGATCAATCTCGCCGCGCACATCCTGCCGCTGCGCCCGGGGCAGCGCGTGGTGGTGAGCGACCGCGAGTTCCCGGCCAACGTCTACCCGTGGATGCAGCTCGCGCGCAACGCGGGCGTCACGCTCGACCTCGTCCCCGCCGACGAGTTCGGGCGGCCGGACGAGGCGCGGATCCTGGCGGAGCTGGAGCGCGGCGATGTCGGCATCTTTGCGCTCTCTTCCGTGCAGTTCGCGTCCGGGTACAGCGCCGTGCTGGAGCGCTTCGGGAGCGTCTGCCGCCGGCAAGGCATCTTCTTCGTGGTGGACGCGATCCAGTCGCTCGGCCAGGTGCCGGTGGACGTGCGCGCCGCCAACGTAGACGTCCTGGCGACCGGCGGGCACAAGTGGCTGTGCAGCCCCTTCGGCACCGGCTTCGCCTACGTGCGCCGCCAGCTGGTGACGAAGCTCGAGCCACGCGTGGTGGGGTGGACGGCGATCTCGGGGACGCTCGATTACAGCCGCCTCCTCGACTACCGCTACGAGTTCTGGGACACGGCGCGCCGCTTCGAGGTGGCGACGCTTCCCTTTCAGGACATCGCGGGGATGACGGAATCGCTCACGCTTCTCCACGAGGTCGGTCCCGGCAACATCCGCCGCCACGTGCTGGAGCTGCTCGACCCGCTCATCGAGTGGCTTCGCTCGACTGGCGCGGCGGAGATCGTCAGCGACCTGCGTCCCGAACACCGCAGCGGGATTTTCTGCTTCCGTCCGCCGGACGCGGAGCGCGCGTTCCGGGCCATGGGGCGCGCGGGCGTGAACTGCGTCCTGCGCGAGGGCGCCATCCGCATCTCGCCGCACCTCTACAACACCGATGACGACATCGCCGTGGTGATGGAGGTCCTTTCCCGCCCGGAGACCTGGTGA
- a CDS encoding regulatory protein RecX, with the protein MKITAIQPQKNHAERLNVHVDGAFRLALAAEIVLAEGLRVGDEMPEARILELEARDQTWKAREAALHLLAFRPRTAAELRRRLREKGYAPEVTDSVVERLGETGVVDDSSFAEMFVRDRVRLRPKGKRILAQELRARGVDGEMAQAAIEDVMERENTTDVDLARQAAARWRPRPGEDPQASRRRLYGFLARRGFGSEAIMAVLGEALAPEAEEL; encoded by the coding sequence GTGAAGATCACCGCCATCCAGCCGCAAAAGAACCACGCCGAGCGCCTCAACGTGCACGTGGACGGCGCGTTCCGCCTGGCGCTCGCCGCGGAGATCGTGCTGGCCGAGGGGCTGCGCGTGGGCGACGAGATGCCGGAAGCGCGCATCCTGGAGCTGGAGGCGCGCGACCAGACGTGGAAGGCGCGCGAGGCGGCCCTGCACCTCCTTGCCTTCCGTCCGCGCACCGCCGCCGAGCTCCGCCGCCGCCTGCGCGAAAAGGGCTACGCCCCCGAGGTCACCGACAGCGTCGTCGAGCGGCTGGGGGAGACGGGAGTGGTCGACGACTCCTCATTTGCGGAGATGTTCGTGCGCGACCGCGTCCGCCTGCGCCCCAAGGGGAAGCGCATCCTCGCCCAGGAGCTGCGCGCCAGGGGCGTCGACGGCGAGATGGCGCAGGCCGCCATCGAGGACGTCATGGAGCGCGAGAACACCACCGACGTGGACCTCGCGCGCCAGGCCGCCGCCCGCTGGCGCCCCCGCCCCGGCGAAGACCCGCAGGCCTCCCGCCGCCGCCTCTACGGCTTCCTCGCCCGCCGCGGCTTCGGCAGCGAAGCAATCATGGCCGTGCTGGGTGAAGCGCTCGCGCCGGAGGCGGAAGAGTTGTAA